A section of the Streptomyces sp. CG1 genome encodes:
- a CDS encoding bifunctional glycosyltransferase 87/phosphatase PAP2 family protein, whose product MANLEHSGRSADTFPRATAEARLRAARLGLWAIAAILAVRQLTVVLTTPSTERLTDLETWVGPHGVLHVNGSIYDSTRFTGTPFGGLVLKPLTRSAQAALGWGWTFGTLLLVVALGLVVARALPQPIGRRTSLLAAPVAISLLMLSLPVRNALWLGQTSIIPVLLVLLGCFTVRGERASGLCIGLAAALQPTMLVFAPLLWFTGRRRATAGLAGAFAVCTALAWAALPHDSYTYWVHHMAGTGLGGKADGLGNQSLHGALLRLGLTGPLEITLFLVLGAAVAALALRRAVHYAHDGQLLLAVAITGCAAIAVSPTAWQHQLLWVLLAMVGRVGRRASGRYVWPVAVVLVTTLPAKMMLPNTPAMDPLRDNLVLLAAVAAATAVPFLSRTSPYYRTPIPTEYAPQVPARFRRVPVLPFLRRALTRPNLLLELLLIRVVYAAYSQVRLAATGGSVSGGRERAERHGHIVLDIERFLHIDIEHWVNHAVVRVEWLRDFLDFYYESFHFVLPLTVLAVLYWRRPVDYRWARASLGFATFLALIGFWLFPLAPPRLMPHLGVIDTVHGVQDFSKPDYGTLTALTNQYAAMPSLHFGWALWCGVVIAIIAPKWWMKALGLLHPLFTVSAIVATGNHWVLDAVGGAVVVSTGFGLSYLFQGPRARVVRLVAQGRTEPVPTRIPARNRATAAE is encoded by the coding sequence GTGGCGAACCTGGAGCACAGCGGGCGATCGGCGGACACCTTCCCCAGAGCCACGGCCGAGGCACGGCTTCGCGCCGCCCGGCTGGGCCTGTGGGCGATCGCGGCGATCCTCGCGGTACGGCAGCTGACCGTCGTCCTCACCACGCCGAGCACCGAACGGCTGACCGACCTGGAGACCTGGGTCGGCCCCCATGGCGTCCTGCATGTCAACGGCTCGATCTACGACTCGACCCGGTTCACCGGCACCCCCTTCGGCGGCCTCGTCCTCAAGCCCCTCACCCGCTCCGCACAGGCCGCCCTCGGCTGGGGCTGGACCTTCGGCACCCTGCTGCTGGTCGTCGCCCTCGGCCTCGTCGTCGCCCGCGCGCTGCCCCAGCCGATCGGCCGCCGCACCTCCCTGCTGGCCGCGCCGGTCGCGATCAGCCTCCTCATGCTGTCGCTGCCGGTCCGCAACGCCCTGTGGCTCGGCCAGACCAGCATCATCCCGGTCCTGCTCGTTCTGCTCGGCTGCTTCACCGTGCGCGGGGAGCGGGCGAGCGGGTTGTGCATAGGTCTCGCCGCCGCCCTCCAGCCGACCATGCTGGTCTTCGCCCCGCTGCTGTGGTTCACCGGCCGGCGCCGGGCCACGGCCGGCCTGGCCGGCGCCTTCGCCGTCTGCACCGCACTCGCCTGGGCGGCGCTGCCGCACGACTCGTACACGTACTGGGTGCACCACATGGCCGGGACGGGCCTCGGCGGCAAGGCCGACGGCCTCGGCAACCAGTCGCTGCACGGCGCCCTGCTCCGCCTCGGCCTGACCGGCCCGCTGGAGATCACGCTCTTCCTGGTGCTCGGCGCCGCCGTCGCGGCCCTCGCCCTGCGCCGCGCCGTCCACTACGCCCACGACGGACAGTTGCTGCTCGCCGTCGCCATCACCGGCTGTGCCGCCATCGCCGTGTCACCGACGGCCTGGCAGCACCAGCTGCTGTGGGTGCTGCTCGCGATGGTCGGCCGGGTCGGCAGGCGGGCCTCCGGCCGCTACGTCTGGCCGGTGGCCGTCGTCCTCGTCACCACCCTGCCGGCGAAGATGATGCTGCCGAACACGCCGGCCATGGACCCGCTGCGTGACAACCTTGTCCTGCTCGCGGCGGTGGCCGCCGCCACGGCCGTTCCCTTCCTGTCCCGGACGTCCCCCTACTACCGGACCCCGATCCCGACGGAGTACGCGCCGCAGGTCCCGGCCCGCTTCCGGCGCGTCCCCGTCCTGCCCTTCCTGCGCCGCGCCCTCACCCGCCCGAACCTGCTGCTGGAACTGCTGCTCATCCGGGTCGTCTACGCCGCCTACTCGCAGGTGCGGCTCGCCGCGACCGGCGGCAGCGTCTCCGGCGGCCGTGAGCGCGCCGAGCGCCACGGGCACATCGTGCTGGACATCGAGCGGTTTCTGCACATCGACATCGAGCACTGGGTCAACCATGCCGTGGTGCGGGTCGAGTGGCTGCGGGACTTCCTGGACTTCTACTACGAGTCCTTCCACTTCGTGCTCCCGCTGACGGTCCTCGCCGTCCTCTACTGGCGCCGCCCCGTCGACTACCGCTGGGCCCGCGCCTCCCTCGGCTTCGCCACCTTCCTCGCGCTGATCGGCTTCTGGCTCTTCCCGCTGGCCCCGCCGCGCCTGATGCCCCACCTGGGCGTGATCGACACCGTCCACGGCGTCCAGGACTTCTCCAAGCCGGACTACGGCACCCTGACCGCGCTCACCAACCAGTACGCGGCGATGCCGTCGCTGCACTTCGGCTGGGCCCTGTGGTGTGGCGTGGTCATCGCGATCATCGCCCCGAAGTGGTGGATGAAGGCCCTCGGCCTGCTGCACCCCCTCTTCACCGTCTCGGCCATCGTCGCCACCGGCAACCACTGGGTGCTCGACGCGGTCGGCGGCGCGGTGGTGGTGAGCACCGGCTTCGGGCTGTCGTATCTCTTCCAGGGACCCCGGGCGCGGGTGGTCCGGCTGGTGGCCCAGGGCCGCACGGAGCCCGTCCCGACGAGGATCCCGGCCCGGAACCGGGCTACAGCCGCTGAATGA
- the proP gene encoding glycine betaine/L-proline transporter ProP: MKTPRAVQAHGDVTVTDPALVKRAVKAAALGNAMEWFDFGVYSYIAVTLGKVFFPSGNPTAQLLSTFGAFAAAFLVRPLGGMVFGPLGDRVGRQKVLALTMIMMAAGTFGIGLIPSYASIGVGAPLLLLAARLVQGFSTGGEYAGASTFIAEYAPDKRRGFFGSWLEFGTLAGYIGGAGLVTLMTALLSSHDLVSWGWRIPFLIAGPMGVIGLYLRMRLEETPAFAAEMEKAEASRPKVRLREMVAGQWKALLLCMALVLVFNVTDYMLLSYMPSYLTSELKYDETHGLLVVLGVMTLMMIVQPFAGALTDRIGRRPVIAAGCAGFLVLSVPALLLIRQGSLFAVALGMGALGLLLVCFTAAMPAALPALFPTRVRYGSLSIGFNVSVSLFGGTTPLVVTALIGATGNMMMPAYYMMAAAVVGGVAVWRMSESAGLPLPGSAPSVEGRRAP, from the coding sequence CTGAAGACCCCGCGGGCCGTACAGGCCCACGGCGACGTCACCGTCACCGACCCCGCGCTCGTCAAGCGCGCCGTGAAGGCGGCCGCGCTCGGCAACGCGATGGAGTGGTTCGACTTCGGTGTCTACAGCTACATCGCGGTCACCCTGGGCAAGGTCTTCTTCCCGTCCGGCAACCCGACCGCGCAGCTGCTGTCGACATTCGGAGCCTTCGCGGCGGCCTTCCTGGTCCGGCCGCTCGGTGGAATGGTCTTCGGCCCGCTGGGCGACCGCGTGGGCCGCCAGAAGGTGCTCGCCCTCACGATGATCATGATGGCGGCGGGCACGTTCGGGATCGGCCTGATCCCGTCGTACGCGTCGATCGGCGTGGGCGCGCCGCTGCTTCTGCTGGCCGCGCGGCTGGTACAGGGCTTCTCGACCGGTGGTGAGTACGCGGGCGCGTCGACCTTCATCGCGGAGTACGCGCCGGACAAGCGGCGTGGCTTCTTCGGCAGCTGGCTGGAGTTCGGCACGCTGGCGGGCTACATCGGCGGTGCGGGTCTGGTCACCCTGATGACCGCGCTGCTGTCCTCGCACGATCTGGTGTCGTGGGGCTGGCGTATCCCGTTCCTGATCGCGGGCCCGATGGGCGTCATCGGCCTGTACCTGCGGATGCGGCTGGAGGAGACGCCGGCGTTCGCCGCGGAGATGGAGAAGGCGGAGGCCTCCCGGCCGAAGGTGCGGCTGCGCGAGATGGTGGCGGGCCAGTGGAAGGCGCTGCTGCTGTGCATGGCCCTGGTGCTGGTCTTCAACGTCACCGACTACATGCTGCTGTCGTACATGCCGAGCTACCTCACCAGTGAGCTGAAGTACGACGAGACACACGGTCTGCTGGTCGTGCTGGGCGTGATGACGCTGATGATGATCGTGCAGCCGTTCGCGGGCGCGCTGACGGACCGGATCGGCCGGCGTCCGGTGATCGCGGCGGGCTGCGCGGGCTTCCTCGTCCTGTCCGTCCCGGCACTGCTGCTGATCCGGCAGGGCAGCCTGTTCGCCGTCGCACTGGGCATGGGTGCGCTGGGTCTGCTGCTGGTGTGTTTCACGGCGGCGATGCCGGCCGCGCTACCCGCGCTCTTCCCGACGCGTGTGCGTTACGGCTCTCTGTCCATCGGCTTCAATGTCTCCGTGTCCCTGTTCGGCGGTACGACTCCGCTGGTCGTGACGGCGTTGATCGGGGCGACGGGGAACATGATGATGCCCGCGTATTACATGATGGCGGCGGCTGTCGTGGGCGGTGTCGCAGTGTGGCGGATGTCGGAGTCCGCAGGGCTGCCGTTGCCGGGTTCGGCGCCGTCGGTGGAGGGCCGCCGAGCGCCGTAG
- a CDS encoding DUF2330 domain-containing protein yields the protein MKRARILTLVLAVLGIQLTWLIAPAYACGCGAMVPDAAARISVAGEQSVLRWDGRQEQIVMRLTVNGDARHAAWIMPVPHRATVTLGDPALFDQLAQAIQPVRRTRYHFWPKNGDWPFGDHTMAAGAPAPGAGATVGLVDRQRLGPFDVARLTATDPAALGDWLHAHGFSLPTRLKTALQPYVDRHWEYVAVRLAPDTAGTTLHGALDPLHLTFAADSPVYPMRLSRLASTPQSLALYVLAAHRMATRTAIGGLRPSVVFAGRVHPHDGTLGKLAAGTPYLTALTQQFPEPARIHGDHELVRAASDTPVQQVIYEDRLREVAGIPAWLLAVGGALVPAGGAVAVIVVRRSRRPVIPPPPVQPPPPIAPSAPAG from the coding sequence GTGAAACGCGCCCGCATACTCACCCTGGTCCTCGCCGTCCTCGGCATCCAGCTCACCTGGCTCATCGCTCCCGCCTACGCCTGTGGCTGCGGAGCGATGGTGCCGGACGCGGCGGCGCGGATTTCCGTGGCCGGCGAGCAGTCCGTCCTGCGCTGGGACGGGCGCCAGGAGCAGATCGTGATGCGGCTGACGGTGAACGGCGACGCGCGGCACGCCGCCTGGATCATGCCCGTCCCGCACCGCGCCACCGTCACCCTCGGCGACCCCGCGCTCTTCGACCAGCTGGCCCAGGCCATCCAGCCCGTCCGCCGCACCCGCTATCACTTCTGGCCCAAGAACGGCGACTGGCCCTTCGGCGATCACACCATGGCCGCCGGAGCCCCCGCGCCCGGCGCCGGCGCCACCGTCGGCCTGGTCGACCGCCAGCGGCTCGGCCCCTTCGACGTGGCCCGGCTGACCGCCACCGACCCGGCCGCCCTCGGCGACTGGCTGCACGCCCACGGCTTCTCGCTGCCCACCCGCCTGAAGACGGCCCTGCAGCCGTACGTCGACCGGCACTGGGAGTACGTGGCCGTCCGCCTCGCCCCGGACACGGCCGGCACCACGCTGCACGGCGCGCTGGACCCCCTGCATCTCACCTTCGCCGCCGACAGCCCCGTCTATCCGATGCGGCTGTCCCGCCTGGCGAGCACCCCGCAGTCGCTCGCCCTGTACGTCCTCGCCGCGCACCGCATGGCGACACGCACCGCGATCGGCGGCCTCCGGCCCAGCGTGGTCTTCGCGGGCCGCGTCCACCCGCACGACGGCACCCTCGGCAAACTGGCCGCCGGCACGCCGTACCTGACCGCGCTCACCCAGCAGTTCCCCGAGCCGGCCCGTATCCACGGCGACCACGAGCTGGTCCGGGCCGCCTCCGACACCCCGGTCCAGCAGGTGATCTACGAGGACCGGCTGCGCGAGGTCGCCGGGATCCCGGCCTGGCTGCTCGCGGTGGGAGGTGCCCTGGTGCCGGCCGGGGGCGCCGTCGCCGTGATCGTCGTACGGCGCTCGCGGCGGCCGGTGATTCCGCCGCCGCCCGTGCAGCCCCCGCCCCCTATCGCCCCGTCGGCACCCGCCGGCTGA
- a CDS encoding O-methyltransferase — MNDSRLWDDVDDYFINQLAPDDEALQAALRENDAAGLPHIAVTAAQGKFLQLLAQMQGARHILEIGTLGGYSTIWLARALPEDGRLVSLEYDAKHAEVATRNIARAGLDRIAEVRVGPALESLPKLADENPAPFDLVFIDADKANNAHYVEWALRLTRAGSVIVLDNVVRDGRVVDASSTQPDIVGTRAAIELIASHPRLTGTAIQTVGSKGYDGFALARVLA, encoded by the coding sequence ATGAACGACTCCCGGCTCTGGGACGACGTCGACGACTACTTCATCAACCAACTCGCGCCGGACGACGAGGCGCTTCAGGCGGCCCTGCGGGAGAACGACGCCGCCGGGCTGCCGCACATCGCCGTCACGGCCGCACAGGGCAAGTTCCTCCAGCTGCTCGCCCAGATGCAGGGCGCGCGGCACATCCTGGAGATCGGCACGCTCGGCGGGTACAGCACGATCTGGCTGGCGCGCGCCCTGCCCGAGGACGGCAGACTCGTGTCGCTGGAGTACGACGCCAAGCACGCCGAGGTCGCCACCCGGAACATCGCCCGGGCCGGTCTGGACCGGATCGCGGAGGTGCGGGTGGGCCCGGCCCTGGAGTCGCTGCCCAAGCTCGCCGACGAGAACCCGGCCCCGTTCGACCTGGTGTTCATCGACGCCGACAAGGCCAACAACGCGCACTACGTGGAGTGGGCGCTGCGGCTCACCCGCGCCGGCAGCGTGATCGTCCTGGACAACGTGGTGCGCGACGGCCGCGTCGTCGACGCGAGCAGCACCCAGCCCGACATCGTGGGCACGCGTGCCGCGATCGAACTGATCGCGTCCCATCCCCGGCTGACCGGCACGGCGATCCAGACGGTCGGCAGCAAGGGCTACGACGGCTTCGCGCTGGCCCGCGTACTGGCGTGA
- a CDS encoding DUF1992 domain-containing protein, with the protein MTERKPPGVPFDSWVDKQIRDAQGRGEFERLQGAGEPLPAEVDSTYDELWWIRRKMAREGLSVLPPALALRKEAEDALEAAYAAPSERIARKIIEDINVRIKDMMFKPPPGPPLGKKPYDVEEVVREWRQRRAAATTE; encoded by the coding sequence ATGACCGAGCGAAAGCCGCCAGGTGTGCCGTTCGACTCGTGGGTCGACAAGCAGATCCGTGACGCGCAGGGGCGCGGTGAATTCGAGCGGCTGCAGGGGGCGGGCGAGCCGCTGCCCGCCGAGGTCGACTCCACCTACGACGAACTGTGGTGGATCAGACGGAAGATGGCGCGCGAGGGCCTGTCCGTCCTGCCGCCCGCCCTCGCCCTGCGCAAGGAGGCCGAGGACGCGCTCGAGGCGGCCTACGCGGCGCCCTCGGAGCGGATCGCCCGGAAGATCATCGAGGACATCAACGTCAGGATCAAGGACATGATGTTCAAGCCACCACCCGGCCCCCCGCTGGGCAAGAAGCCGTACGACGTCGAGGAGGTCGTACGCGAGTGGCGGCAGCGCAGGGCCGCCGCCACCACGGAGTGA
- a CDS encoding nuclear transport factor 2 family protein has translation MTTTTRQASAAYTLTTAAGIALFDRWTALWNGDFSDPEAFLAPGFRIRFANEPERGAATDAVYGPAGIVGMISAFREEKPGLVFSVDGTPLTDAGLGRTACCWYVTGADGVQKSGIDLLEVADGRIAAVWSVTGLRRFAG, from the coding sequence ATGACGACAACGACTCGGCAGGCAAGCGCCGCTTACACCCTCACCACCGCCGCGGGCATCGCCCTCTTCGACCGCTGGACCGCCCTGTGGAACGGCGACTTCAGCGACCCGGAGGCCTTCCTCGCGCCCGGTTTCCGCATCCGGTTCGCCAATGAGCCCGAGCGGGGCGCCGCCACCGACGCGGTGTACGGCCCGGCCGGGATCGTCGGCATGATCTCCGCCTTCCGTGAGGAGAAGCCCGGACTGGTGTTCTCCGTGGACGGCACGCCGCTGACGGACGCCGGCCTCGGCCGGACCGCCTGCTGCTGGTACGTGACCGGGGCGGACGGCGTCCAGAAGAGCGGGATCGACCTGCTGGAGGTGGCCGACGGGCGGATCGCGGCCGTCTGGTCGGTGACCGGCCTGCGCCGTTTCGCCGGCTGA
- a CDS encoding helix-turn-helix transcriptional regulator: MNRTDRLYALVEELRAAAPRPRSARALARRFEVSVRTIERDLAALQQSGLPIHAEPGRSGGYVLDRERTLPPLTITPAEATALAVGLQALAGTPFAVDARGALHKVLAVMPERERRAAAELAERVRLLVPAARPARPAGPVVPAALREALTAGRVLRLEYTDAEGRLTARDVEPLGFLGGEEHWYLAGWCRLRDAPRGFRLDRIRAATALDERAPRRDVDLAALDTLGSDVVPLDAATVM, from the coding sequence GTGAACCGCACCGACCGTCTCTACGCCCTCGTCGAGGAACTGCGTGCCGCCGCACCCCGGCCCCGCAGCGCCCGCGCGCTGGCCAGGCGCTTCGAGGTCAGTGTCCGCACGATCGAGCGGGACCTGGCCGCGTTGCAGCAGTCCGGGCTGCCGATCCATGCCGAGCCGGGGCGCAGCGGCGGGTATGTGCTGGACCGGGAGCGGACGCTGCCGCCGCTGACCATCACCCCCGCCGAGGCGACCGCGCTGGCCGTCGGGCTGCAGGCCCTGGCCGGGACGCCGTTCGCGGTGGACGCGCGCGGTGCGCTGCACAAGGTGCTGGCCGTCATGCCGGAGCGGGAGCGGCGCGCGGCGGCCGAACTGGCCGAGCGGGTACGGCTGTTGGTGCCCGCCGCCCGCCCCGCGCGGCCCGCCGGGCCGGTGGTGCCCGCCGCGCTGCGGGAGGCGCTGACGGCGGGCCGGGTGCTGCGGCTCGAATACACCGACGCGGAGGGCCGGCTCACCGCGCGGGACGTCGAACCCCTCGGGTTCCTCGGCGGTGAGGAGCACTGGTACCTGGCCGGCTGGTGCCGGCTGCGGGACGCACCGCGCGGGTTCCGGCTGGACCGGATCCGCGCCGCGACGGCCCTGGACGAGCGGGCCCCGCGACGGGACGTCGACCTCGCCGCCCTCGACACGCTCGGCTCGGACGTCGTACCCCTGGACGCGGCCACGGTGATGTGA
- a CDS encoding DHA2 family efflux MFS transporter permease subunit produces MTLDTHGTDKRAQAAEQVSGNVFVSIGALLLGLLLAALDQTIVSTALPTIVSDLGGLEHLSWVVTAYLLASTAATPLWGKLGDQYGRKRLFQTAIVIFLIGSALCGMAQNMGELIGFRALQGLGGGGLLVLSMAIVGDIVPPRERGRYQGLFGAVFGATSVLGPLLGGVFTEQLSWRWVFYVNLPVGVVALAVIATALHIPRRSAHHVIDYLGTLLIAAVATCLVLVASLGGTTWAWGSPQIIGLAVVGVLLAVAFVAVERRAAEPVLPLKLFGIRTFTLAAVISFIVGFAMFGAMTYLPTFLQVVHGISPTLSGVHMLPMVVGLLLSSTASGQIVSRTGRWKVFPVTGTAVTAFGLLLLHRLDEHSSTARMSVYFFVFGLGLGLVMQVLILIVQNAVSYEDLGVATSGATFFRSIGASFGVAIFGTVFAGRLGDKLTAAFKGVSLPPGVSANALKSDPRGIAALPPALRPAALHAYASAITDVFLYAAPVALLGFLLAWFLKEDRLRGSVTAPDVSETIPPNPVQRSSYDECSRALSLLGTREGRREVYRKIIERAGYDLLPAAGWMLLRIRKYGSVEPAVLAERSPVPLDVVLAAARQVEERRLAERRGLDLYLTDSGREVAERLAQAREESLAELLGDWWQPGRCADLTQLVKDLTGELCGTEGERPHDRAVQR; encoded by the coding sequence ATGACCCTGGACACGCACGGCACGGACAAGCGGGCGCAGGCCGCCGAGCAGGTCTCCGGCAATGTGTTCGTCTCGATCGGCGCCCTGCTCCTCGGGCTGCTGCTCGCCGCGCTCGACCAGACGATCGTGTCGACCGCCCTGCCCACCATCGTCAGCGATCTCGGCGGTCTCGAGCATCTGTCCTGGGTGGTCACCGCCTATCTGCTGGCCTCGACCGCCGCGACCCCGCTGTGGGGCAAGCTGGGCGACCAGTACGGCCGGAAACGGCTGTTCCAGACCGCGATCGTGATCTTTCTCATCGGTTCCGCGCTGTGCGGCATGGCGCAGAACATGGGCGAGCTGATCGGGTTCCGGGCGTTGCAGGGGCTGGGCGGCGGCGGGCTGCTGGTGCTGTCCATGGCGATCGTCGGCGACATCGTGCCACCGCGCGAACGCGGGCGGTATCAGGGGCTGTTCGGAGCCGTGTTCGGTGCGACCAGTGTGCTGGGTCCGCTGCTGGGCGGGGTGTTCACCGAGCAGCTGAGCTGGCGCTGGGTGTTCTACGTCAATCTGCCGGTCGGTGTGGTCGCGCTCGCCGTGATCGCCACCGCCCTGCACATCCCGCGCCGCAGCGCCCACCACGTCATCGACTACCTCGGCACCCTCCTGATCGCCGCCGTCGCCACCTGTCTGGTCCTGGTCGCCTCCCTCGGCGGTACGACCTGGGCCTGGGGTTCGCCGCAGATCATCGGCCTGGCCGTGGTGGGTGTGCTGCTCGCCGTGGCGTTCGTGGCCGTCGAGCGGCGGGCCGCCGAACCCGTCCTGCCGCTGAAGCTGTTCGGCATCCGCACCTTCACCCTCGCCGCCGTCATCAGCTTCATCGTCGGCTTCGCCATGTTCGGCGCGATGACCTATCTGCCGACCTTCCTCCAGGTCGTCCACGGCATCTCGCCGACCCTGTCCGGTGTGCACATGCTGCCCATGGTCGTCGGGCTGCTGCTGTCGTCCACGGCCTCCGGGCAGATCGTCAGCCGCACCGGCCGCTGGAAGGTCTTCCCGGTCACCGGCACCGCCGTCACCGCCTTCGGCCTGCTTCTGCTGCACCGGCTCGACGAGCACAGCTCGACGGCCCGGATGAGTGTCTACTTCTTCGTGTTCGGCCTCGGGCTCGGCCTGGTCATGCAGGTCCTGATACTCATCGTGCAGAACGCGGTGTCGTACGAGGACCTGGGCGTCGCGACCTCCGGCGCGACCTTCTTCCGCTCCATCGGCGCCTCCTTCGGCGTGGCGATCTTCGGTACGGTCTTCGCCGGCCGCCTCGGCGACAAGCTGACCGCCGCCTTCAAGGGGGTGAGCCTGCCTCCGGGCGTCTCCGCGAACGCCCTGAAGTCCGACCCGCGTGGCATCGCCGCCCTGCCGCCCGCGCTGCGTCCCGCGGCCCTGCACGCGTACGCGTCCGCCATCACGGACGTCTTCCTCTACGCCGCCCCGGTCGCCCTCCTCGGCTTCCTGTTGGCCTGGTTCCTGAAGGAGGACCGGCTGCGCGGCTCGGTGACCGCGCCGGACGTCTCCGAGACCATCCCGCCCAACCCGGTCCAGCGGTCCTCCTACGACGAGTGCAGCCGGGCCCTGTCCCTGCTCGGCACCCGCGAGGGCCGCCGCGAGGTCTACCGGAAGATCATCGAACGGGCCGGGTACGACCTGCTGCCCGCCGCCGGCTGGATGCTGCTGCGCATCCGCAAGTACGGCTCCGTCGAGCCGGCCGTGCTCGCCGAGCGCAGCCCCGTCCCGCTCGACGTCGTCCTCGCCGCCGCACGCCAGGTCGAGGAACGGCGCCTCGCCGAACGCCGGGGCCTGGACCTGTACTTGACCGACTCCGGCCGCGAGGTCGCCGAACGGCTCGCGCAGGCCCGCGAGGAGTCCCTCGCCGAACTCCTCGGCGACTGGTGGCAGCCCGGCCGCTGCGCCGACCTGACCCAGCTCGTCAAGGATCTCACCGGCGAACTCTGCGGCACCGAGGGCGAACGCCCGCACGACAGGGCCGTGCAGCGGTAA
- a CDS encoding peptidoglycan-binding protein — MSDSGGHTCPECGAPRGPDRSPSCDCTDRTAEALRETRTAEAAAAEDFDPLRIRPYVEVDEPHPVEPDPVEPPEAHSPGPIPAAETTLPLRRTAGPSMSDLRMFEDGGTDGTAARPAPAGEPSRRRSRRTVLLSVAGAGVGVVAAAGFASGLFSYHTPSRAPEAQEVRESVPDVSTPGSASPTASPSPTVSRPAVPPSRFTSTPRPSPPSTTPTSTSPTPSPTLSPAPPASAGPSRPASPTPATATSAAAAPVLQRGDRGPEASELQYRLWQLNLYDDQIDGVYTRPVEDAVRNYQLARGIQGDPLGVYGRATRTSLEAETSQP, encoded by the coding sequence GTGAGTGATTCCGGAGGCCATACCTGCCCGGAGTGCGGCGCACCGAGGGGGCCGGACCGCAGCCCGTCCTGCGACTGCACCGACCGCACCGCCGAGGCGCTCCGCGAGACGCGTACGGCCGAGGCGGCAGCGGCGGAGGACTTCGATCCCCTGCGGATACGACCGTATGTGGAGGTCGACGAGCCCCACCCCGTCGAGCCCGACCCCGTCGAGCCGCCAGAGGCCCACTCGCCAGGCCCGATACCGGCCGCGGAGACCACGCTGCCGTTGCGACGGACGGCGGGGCCGAGCATGTCCGACCTGAGGATGTTCGAGGACGGTGGCACGGACGGGACGGCAGCTCGTCCTGCCCCTGCCGGCGAGCCGTCCCGCCGCCGATCACGTCGTACCGTCCTGCTGTCGGTCGCCGGCGCCGGCGTGGGGGTCGTGGCGGCCGCCGGGTTCGCGAGCGGGCTGTTCTCGTACCACACGCCGTCGCGGGCCCCGGAGGCCCAGGAGGTCAGGGAGAGCGTCCCGGACGTGAGCACACCGGGCTCGGCGTCACCGACGGCCTCCCCCTCGCCCACCGTGTCCCGCCCCGCGGTACCGCCGTCCCGCTTCACATCGACGCCCCGCCCCAGCCCCCCGTCCACGACACCGACGTCGACTTCACCGACCCCGAGTCCGACCCTGAGTCCGGCCCCGCCCGCTTCCGCCGGCCCGTCCCGCCCGGCCTCCCCCACTCCGGCCACGGCGACCTCCGCCGCCGCGGCCCCGGTACTCCAACGCGGCGACCGCGGCCCGGAGGCGAGCGAACTCCAGTACCGGCTATGGCAGTTGAACCTCTACGACGACCAGATCGACGGCGTCTACACCCGCCCGGTGGAGGACGCGGTACGCAACTACCAGCTGGCCCGCGGCATCCAGGGCGACCCGCTGGGCGTGTACGGACGGGCGACACGGACGAGCCTCGAGGCGGAGACGTCGCAGCCGTGA
- a CDS encoding HAD family hydrolase, with protein sequence MTATATPTVLTARALLLDMDGTLVNSDAVVERIWRRWAGQHGLDGDEVMKVVHGRQGHASMAVLLPDRPVEQNLADNARMLAEETSDTGGVVEIPGARAFLASLRGLPHALVTSADVALSTARMNAAGLPLPEVRVTAESVGASKPDPEGFLKGAAELGVDPADCVVFEDSGAGIAAGRSAGMAVVGVGPRAGDHGPDVAVSDLTQVRVEALRDGTLRLHIG encoded by the coding sequence ATGACGGCCACCGCCACGCCTACCGTCCTCACCGCCCGCGCCCTCCTTCTCGACATGGACGGCACACTCGTCAACTCGGACGCCGTCGTCGAGCGCATCTGGCGCCGCTGGGCCGGGCAGCACGGGCTGGACGGCGACGAGGTGATGAAGGTCGTCCATGGCCGGCAGGGCCACGCCTCCATGGCCGTACTGCTCCCCGACCGGCCGGTTGAGCAGAACCTCGCCGACAACGCCCGCATGCTCGCCGAGGAGACCTCCGACACCGGCGGCGTGGTCGAGATCCCCGGGGCGAGAGCCTTCCTCGCCTCACTGCGCGGTCTGCCGCACGCGCTGGTGACCTCCGCCGACGTCGCACTGTCCACCGCCCGCATGAACGCCGCCGGGCTGCCGCTGCCGGAGGTGCGCGTCACCGCCGAGTCGGTCGGGGCGAGCAAGCCCGATCCCGAGGGCTTCCTGAAGGGCGCGGCCGAGCTGGGAGTGGATCCGGCCGACTGCGTGGTCTTCGAGGACTCCGGGGCCGGTATCGCTGCGGGGCGCTCCGCGGGTATGGCCGTGGTGGGGGTCGGTCCTCGTGCCGGGGATCACGGTCCTGATGTGGCTGTGTCCGACCTCACGCAGGTGCGGGTCGAAGCGCTGAGGGACGGGACGCTTCGGCTGCACATCGGCTGA